In the genome of Ancylomarina subtilis, one region contains:
- a CDS encoding aspartate:alanine exchanger family transporter, protein MDLLSSSYFVLFLIVAIGFIIGNIKIKGISLDVSAVIFVALVFGHFGVSIPIDIQKIGLTLFIFTIGIQAGPGFFESFQKNGRQLIILAFVLISSASLITVGLAYAFNVDLKIAIGLLTGSLTSTPGLAAAIESTNSTLSSIGYGIAYPFGVIGVILFVRLYPKLVGVDIETEAKQLEDEDLKKHPELFNRNFVVENEKIVGKSIRELKVRAMTQANITRIMHEGTTIVPSPNTILHKNDIIKLIGSEQALEKAKILIGEETQKEIPLSIDYVVESILVTNKEVVNKTIGQLNVLSNYNARITRIRRSGIDIAPSSKSVIRFGDKLIVACGTGNINNIRHLFGNDVKKLSDTDFFPIATGIVLGVLVGKLKISFSDDFTFSLGLTGGVLMVALILSRIGKTGPVLWTMSGTANQLLRQLGLLMFLAVVGTSAGSKLVETFQESGMLLFGIGILITLIPMLITTLIGHYWLKMNLLNLLGALTGSMTSTPGLAAVDGMTDSNAQAIAYATVYPIAMVFLIVCVQLISMI, encoded by the coding sequence ATGGATTTATTATCATCAAGTTATTTCGTTCTATTTTTAATAGTAGCAATCGGTTTTATAATTGGGAATATTAAAATCAAAGGGATCTCCCTTGACGTATCTGCAGTCATCTTTGTTGCTCTGGTTTTTGGGCACTTTGGAGTCAGCATTCCCATCGATATTCAAAAAATAGGACTTACACTTTTTATCTTTACCATTGGTATACAGGCAGGCCCTGGTTTTTTTGAGTCATTTCAAAAAAATGGTCGTCAGCTTATTATTTTGGCCTTCGTACTCATTTCCAGTGCATCACTAATCACTGTCGGTCTGGCTTATGCTTTTAATGTTGATCTTAAGATAGCTATTGGCTTGCTTACGGGCTCATTAACAAGTACACCTGGCTTAGCAGCTGCTATTGAAAGTACAAACTCAACCCTTTCATCTATTGGTTATGGTATAGCTTATCCTTTTGGTGTTATTGGCGTCATCCTATTTGTTCGACTATACCCCAAATTGGTTGGTGTAGATATTGAAACAGAAGCAAAACAGTTAGAGGACGAAGATTTAAAGAAACATCCAGAATTATTCAATAGAAACTTTGTTGTTGAGAATGAAAAGATTGTTGGGAAAAGCATCCGTGAACTAAAGGTTCGTGCTATGACTCAAGCCAATATCACGCGTATTATGCATGAGGGAACAACCATTGTGCCTAGTCCCAATACTATTCTTCACAAAAACGATATCATTAAACTGATTGGAAGCGAACAAGCACTTGAGAAAGCTAAGATCTTAATTGGAGAAGAAACTCAGAAAGAAATTCCTCTTAGCATTGATTATGTCGTTGAATCGATTCTAGTCACCAACAAAGAAGTTGTAAACAAGACTATAGGACAACTCAATGTGCTTTCAAACTACAATGCCCGAATCACACGAATCAGACGATCGGGTATTGATATTGCACCCAGCTCAAAATCTGTAATTCGTTTCGGTGATAAGTTAATTGTAGCTTGCGGAACCGGAAATATCAACAACATCCGTCATCTGTTTGGCAACGATGTTAAAAAATTATCCGATACCGATTTTTTCCCTATTGCCACAGGTATTGTTTTAGGGGTACTAGTAGGAAAACTTAAAATCTCTTTTTCTGATGATTTTACATTCTCATTGGGCCTAACGGGAGGTGTTTTAATGGTTGCTCTTATTCTGAGCAGAATAGGCAAAACAGGACCTGTTTTATGGACCATGTCGGGTACAGCGAACCAATTACTTCGCCAATTGGGCTTACTTATGTTTCTGGCTGTAGTAGGGACGAGTGCAGGATCGAAACTGGTTGAAACCTTTCAGGAATCAGGCATGCTCCTTTTCGGAATTGGAATCCTCATTACACTTATTCCAATGCTTATCACAACACTTATTGGTCACTACTGGTTGAAAATGAATTTACTCAACTTACTCGGCGCACTCACTGGAAGCATGACCAGTACACCTGGTTTAGCAGCCGTTGATGGAATGACAGATTCCAATGCTCAGGCTATAGCCTACGCAACTGTTTACCCTATTGCGATGGTCTTTTTAATTGTTTGTGTCCAGCTTATTAGTATGATTTAA